One part of the Salvelinus fontinalis isolate EN_2023a chromosome 4, ASM2944872v1, whole genome shotgun sequence genome encodes these proteins:
- the LOC129854355 gene encoding transcription factor Maf-like, whose product MASELAMSNSDLPTSPLAMEYVNDFDLMKFEVKKEPVEPDRNISQCSRLIAGGSLSSTPMSTPCSSVPPSPSFSSPSPGSGSEQKAHLEDFYWMSGYQPQLNPEALGFSPEDAVEALINSSHQLQSFDGYPRGQQFAGGAGGGGTMGGEEMGSAAAVVSAVIAAAAAQNGGPHHHHHHHNGGHHHQSPGVSSNGSSGGNHPHMGHLDDRFSDDQLVGMSVRELNRQLRGVSKEEVIRLKQKRRTLKNRGYAQSCRYKRVQQRHVLEGEKTQLVQQVDHLKAEISRLARERDAYKEKYEKLISNGFRENGSSSDNNPSSPEFFMSSRKFLHL is encoded by the exons ATGGCATCAGAACTGGCAATGAGCAACTCCGACCTGCCCACCAGTCCCCTGGCCATGGAATATGTTAATGACTTCGATCTGATGAAGTTTGAAGTGAAAAAGGAGCCGGTGGAGCCTGATCGCAACATCAGCCAGTGCAGCCGCCTTATCGCCGGGGGATCCTTGTCTTCCACCCCGATGAGCACGCCTTGCAGCTCGGTGCCCCCTTCTCCAAGCTTCTCGtcgcccagtccggggtcggggAGCGAACAGAAGGCACACTTGGAGGATTTCTACTGGATGTCCGGTTATCAACCGCAGTTGAATCCGGAGGCGCTGGGCTTCAGCCCCGAAGACGCAGTTGAGGCGCTGATCAACAGCAGTCACCAGCTCCAGTCCTTCGATGGCTATCCTAGAGGGCAGCAGTTTGCCGGCGGAGCCGGAGGAGGAGGCACCATGGGCGGGGAAGAGATGGGCTCAGCCGCGGCGGTGGTGTCCGCAGTTATCGCCGCCGCAGCAGCCCAGAACGGggggccccaccaccaccatcaccaccacaacgGCGGCCACCATCACCAATCACCTGGGGTCTCGTCCAACGGCAGCTCCGGAGGAAACCACCCACACATGGGACATTTGGACGACCGGTTTTCGGACGACCAGCTGGTGGGCATGTCGGTGCGGGAGCTCAACCGGCAGCTACGGGgagtcagcaaggaagaagtgaTCCGGCTGAAACAGAAGAGGAGGACCCTAAAGAACAGAGGCTATGCGCAGTCCTGCCGCTACAAGCGGGTGCAGCAGCGGCACGTCCTGGAGGGCGAGAAGACGCAGCTCGTCCAGCAAGTTGACCACCTCAAGGCGGAGATCTCCAGGCTGGCCAGGGAGAGGGACGCATACAAAGAAAAATATGAGAAGCTCATCAGCAACGGCTTCAGAGAAAATGGATCCAGCAGTGACAACAACCCTTCCTCCCCGGAGTTTTTCAT GTCATCCAGAAAATTCCTCCATCTGTGA